In bacterium (Candidatus Blackallbacteria) CG13_big_fil_rev_8_21_14_2_50_49_14, the genomic stretch GCGTGCATTCTTGTTGCGTGCGATAGTGTTCGCCTCTAAAATACAGGGCTTCAGCCAATTTTCCATTTTGCTTCAGGGCAGCGTCAAAATCTGCAAAAGCAAGATCCTGTTGCTGTGTAAGCAAATAGGCTTTTGCCCGTGACATCAGAATATCCGTTCGCGTGGGGTTCATTTCCAGGATTTTACTCAAGGAATCAATATAGAGTTCCAAGTCATTCATCTGCAGGGCACAGGCGGCAATCTTATCATAGGCCATAGAAAGGGTGGGTTGAACCTGGGTAGCTTTGAGATATTCTTTTAAAGCGGTGTCTAATTGATTGCGTTGAAAGTAGATATTTCCACGCTTAAAATAGGCTGTCCCATTTTTGTAATTGCGTTTGGCCGCACTTGCATAATCATCGAGCGCTTGATCCCATTGATTTTTACGGGCAAATACATCGCCGCGCAGCATAAAGCCCTGATCATTTTTGGGATGCATTTCTATAAAGGAGGTATAGCTGTCAATCGCTTTGTCCCATTTACGCATTTGTTCAAAAAGCATGCCACGCCGTTTATAGGCGTCCAAAAAGTTCGGATTGCGCTCAAGAATATAGTTATAATCTCGCAGGGCAGCGGCCATATTGCCAGATTGTGCGTAGGTATTGCCTCTAAACAGAAGGGCCGACCAGTTTTCAGGGTTTTGAGCAAAAGCCTGGGTATATTTTTGGATCGTCTGTTTTTGTTCTGGTGATGTGGCCTGAGCTTGGTAGGGCAGGAGCGTAAAAACCAAAAATCCAAGGCTCCAGCGGGTCAGATGCTTCTGAATCATGAACTATTTCCCCTTGAGAGTACTGCAATGTTTTTTATTATAACCGAAGCCTGCTCAGGTTCCGATCCCTCCTTTTTGTTTGTATGTATTATTGGTTATATATATACCTAAAAAAATATTTTATACATATATTGACACAAATATGAAAATTGCTCTATAATGATTTCATTAAGGTTAAGAAAACACTAAATCAGACATAAGGAATATTAAAATTATGAAATCCGTGAAAAACATTCTCCCCATTCTCAGCACTGCACTTTTGATGACCGCTTGTGGTCAAACCGCTGTACTTCCCAATTCTGCCAGCTCACCTGCCTTGGTTCAGACTTATCAGGCTCCAGCAAATATTGGTCAAATTGCTGTGCGTTTTCGTCAAGATGCCAGTCGCACCGCTCTGGGACAGTTCAATAGCCGTTATGGTCTGCGGACAGTCAACTATCATCCTCAACTCAATATCTATCTGATGGAACCTGTGAATCCTCGCGTCAATATCAGCAGCTTGATTCGTACCATGGGTCAAGACCCCGCTGTGGTCTTTGCTGAAATAAACCAAGAAATCAAAGTAACCCCTGTTGTGGACATGCAGGTCAAACCCATTTTCAATTATTAGAAACAATTTATTTACCCTTGAACTTGGCCCTGGCACTTGCCAGGGCTTTTTTTCGTTTCGGTTCTGCTTCACCACACACTCAGCGGTATAATGCATAAAAAAAGGGATTTCAGTATGGACACGCTAAAGGCTGAGCAAATTCAGGATCGCATGCAAATTACGCTTCAACGCGGCAAAGCGAATCCAATCAATTCCACCCTGGTCAATGAATTGAGACAGGCCATTGCTGAGCTGAAGCAGAATGATTCCATCAAAGGTGCGATTTTGACGGGCCAACCCCGTTATTTTTCAGCGGGGTTAGACGTTGTTGAACTCTATGGCTATGATGCAGACACCATGCGTCAGTTTTGGCAGGATTTTACGGCTTTAATTCTTGAAATGATCTCTTGTCCCAAACCGATTGTGGCAGCCATTTCTGGGCATAGCCCAGCGGGTGGTTGTGTGCTTGCCCTGTGTTGTGACCAGCGTCTGATGGCTGAAGGCCCCTATCGAATTGGTCTCAATGAAGTGCCTGTGGGCATTGTCGTTCCGCCCACGATTTATTATCTCTATGCCGCAGCCATGGGGGAAGGCAAAGCTTATCACCATTTGCTCAATGGTTCTCTGATGTTGCCTGAAGAGGCTTTGGCAGAAGGTTTGGTGCATCAAGTTTTGCCGCTTGAAGCTTTGCAGGAGCAGGCAGAAGAACGCCTCAATCACTATTTGAGTATGAATGCAACCGCATGGGGGACGAGTAAATTATTGTTGCGTCAGTCTTTGCTCTCACAGCTCAGGGGTGACTTTGATCAATTGTTTGGGCCGGTACTCAAGCATTGGTGGTCGGCTGAGTTCCGCGCACAACTTGAAGGCATGGTTGAACGATTGAAAGCGCCTCGCTTAGCTTGATTTTGTAAAGTTGCCACTGCAAGCTTTCGCTTGTTTTGGATAGACTGAGGCTCCCAGCCCTGAGTTGGGTCTGCTATTCTGAGTACAAAAAGATGCACACTAAGGAGTTCCCATGGTTCTGATTCCCGGAAATATGCATGTAGAAAATGTACCCGATCTCTATTTTGAAACTGCAGATCGGGTACGACAGTATCTTCAGGTGCGCTCAGCCTGGTTTTGTGACTGGCATCCTGATGGAGAGAGTATGTTGATGGCAACGCGTTTTGCCGATACTTTTCAATTGCATACCCTGGAACAGCCAGGAGGAGCGAGAAAGCAAATCACGTTTTTCAGAGAACCGATTTCGAGTGGCCGTTTTTGTGGCGCGCCCGGTGAAAAAGGCTTTCTCTACAGTATGGATCAAGGTGGGGGCGAAAATTTTCAGATTTTTTATTTTGATCTTGAAAATGGTCAAAGCAAAAGACTGACAGATGGACTTTCAAAAAATGGCTCTCCGCTTTGGGCACGCGGAACCACCCTCTTTGCCTTTAGCAGCACCCTGAGAAATGGCCGCGACCATGATATTCATCTCTGTGATATCAAGAGCCCGGATAATACACGTCTGGTTTGCCAAGTTCAAGGCTTGTGGGTTCCCCTGAGTTGGTCACCTGATTCCAGCCAATTGCTGCTTTTGGATTATATCTCTGCGAATGAGACCTATTTGCATATTTTGGATGTGGCCAGTGGCGAGATGCGCCCGCTCTTTCCCAAAACAAACACCCCTGTGGCCTATGGCGATGCCTATTGGTCACGCGATGGCAAAGGAATCTATTTTATCGCAGATTTTGATACTGAATTTCAGCATCTCTATTATGTAGATCTTGAATCGCGTGCCATGACCTCATTGACCGCGCATATTCCCTGGAACGTGACCGAAATTGACCTCTCTCCAGATGGCAAAAAATTGGCGGTGACGACCAATGAAGATGGCATGAGCAAACTGTATCTGATGGATACAGAGACTCAAAAGCTTGAAAATCTTGAAATGGGGATGGGCTTGATTGCCAATGCCAGGTTCAGCCCGAATAATCAGAAATTGGCATTTACCTTTAACCGACCCAACGCACCCGCCGATATTTATACCTATGAATTTGAAAAGGGAACCATTACCCGTTGGACAGAAAGTGAGGTGGGCGGGCTCAATACCCAGAAATTTGCCTCTCCAGAATTGATTCGCTATCCCTCTTTTGACGATATGCAGATTCCTGCCTTTTATTACCGTCCTCAACTCAACACGGATCGTCCCTTGCCTGTTTTAATTCATATTCATGGGGGGCCAGAGAGCCAGTTTCAACCGGGTTTCTCTTCGATGTTCCAATACTGGATCAATGAATTGGATCTGGCAGTGATTGCTCCCAATGTACGGGGATCAACCGGCTATGGCAAAACCTATATCAAACTGGACAATGGCTATCTTCGTGAGGATTCTGTAAAAGATATTGGAGCCTTGCTGGATTGGATTGCGCAACAACCTGAATTGGATGAAAAACGGGTCTGTGTCATGGGTGGATCCTATGGCGGTTATATGGTTTTGGCTTCCTTGGTGCATTATTCCCATCGTCTGCGTGCTGGCATTGATATGGTCGGAATTAGCAATTTCGTGACCTTTCTCAAAAATACCAAAGCCTACCGGCGTGATTTACGGCGTGTAGAATATGGCGATGAGCGCGATCCCGATATGCGCAGTTTCCTGGAATCGATTTCTCCGACCACGAATGCCCACCGTATCAAGGTTCCCTTATTGGTCGCTCAAGGTTTAAATGACCCGCGGGTACCGGCCTCAGAAGCCGAGCAAATCGTAAAAACCGTGCGTGAAAATGGCCAGACGGTTTGGTATATTCTGGCAAAGGATGAAGGCCATGGTTTTCAGAAGCAAATGAATCTTGAATATTATTACACAGCTGTTTCAGCGTTTTTAGAATCTCATTTGCTCGACTAGGGGTTTATCTGGGTCAGGAAGAGTTACTTCCTGACCATGGGGTAGATTAGAATGGAAAAGGATTGAATGTGAGGGGTATCAGAAAAGATGGCTGATGTAGAGATTGAAAAGCACTTACTCGCAGTGCCTTTTTTAAATCATTTGAACCATGCGCAACTTCAGGATTTGACGAAGGCAGGCACTTTACTCAGCGTAGAAGGTGGCTCAGTCATTTTTCAAGAAGATGACCCTGCTGATCGGCTTTTTATTATTCTGGGGGGGTCTGTCAGAGTGGAGGGCCGTGCTTATAATGGAGCCGATATTGAATTGTCGACGCTTGAAGCCGGGGATTTCTTTGGTGAACAGGCTTTAACTGAAGGAGGGGTGCGAACAGCAACGGTCACCGCGCTTAAACCGTCTGAGTTTTTTATTCTCAGTCGCAAAGATTTTGTTCAAATCTTAACAGAATCACCTGCTTTGCTTTCAGATGTGATTGCGGGTATCAGCCGAAAACTGGAGTCTGCAAACGCCAATACCCTGAGGAAGGTCTTAGAAACCCATCAAATGGAGCTAAACCTTGAACGTCAGCATCACCGGGCAGTGGCCCGTATGGTGACCGGCATGAGTCAGGAAATTCTACGCCCTTTGGAAATGATTCAATCCATGTCGATGGTTCTCTCTCAGGATTTGCTGAAAGAATACTTGGACAGCCCTGTGGCTGAGGGTCAAACCTTTCGTCAGATGATGGACGCCACCCACCTGATTCAGAGCCAGATGGAGCGCTTGCAAGATTTATTCAAGATTTTTCAGTATCTTGATATGGAGCCGATGCAAGAGCCTCCTCAAACTTCGATTTTTGTGAATACGGTTAAAGATATCGTCGATTTGTATCGGCTTGAAAACCACTCAGATCTTGACATTCAGTTTGAAGTCAATCCGGCTGCTGAGCATAAGCCTTGGGATGGATATCCCCAGTTGCTCTCAGAAGTCTTGAACAGAGTTTTAGAAAATATTGAGCAACATGCCTATCCCGAGGGCATACCGAAAGCTGTATTGGCGATTAAACCCACGCTTTTAAACAACCGTGCGGCCTATGAAATTGTATTGAAGGATCAGGGCGTGGGCATCTCTGAAGAGAATCTTAAGCGGATTCGGGAACCCTTTTTCACAACCGCACGTGAGCGCGGAAATATCGGGCTGGGATTGGCAATTGTTGACACATTGGTGACTTTCACATTGCAAGGCAGTTTAGAGATCAATGCTTCAGAAGAAACTGGCACTGAAGTGCGGATTGTATTGCCCCGACTCACACGCGCAGGAAAACCCGTTTGATGTCTGGATATACACCGCGCGCCAAGCGAAAGTACAGTCAGAATTTTTTTACAGACCCAGAGACTTTGGCGCTCTGTGTCGACATGATGAAACTTCAAGCGGAAAACCATGTACTTGAAATTGGGCCGGGTACAGGCGTTTTGACACAATTATTGATTGAACGCGTTCGGCACCTTACGGCGATTGAAATTGATCGCGATCTCTTGGAACTTTTACGACTTGAGTATGGTTACGCTCAGGGCTTGGAATTTGTTGAGGCTGATTTTATGCGCTGGCCGCTTGAACCTTGGGCCCAAGGCCTGCCTTTGGCACAACGCAAATTGGTGGCCAATATTCCCTATCACTTAACCTCAGAGATTATCAACAAAGTATTGAACCTGGAAAACCTAAAAAAAAATGGGGTCAGTGCTGAATTGCCCTGGTTTTCGGATATCTTTTTAATGGTTCAGAATGAAGTTGCCCAAAAAATAGTCTCCCCCGAGGGCAGCAAAGATTATGGCGTGCTGAATATTGCGGTGAATCTGGCAGCTGAAACAGAAGTGATGGCAATTCTTCCCAAAGAGTTATTTCAACCACGCCCCAAAGTAGACTCTGCGCTCTTGCATTTGAAACCCCGTACCCAACCCCTTGTGGAAATCAGTGATTCTGCAGGTTTTTGGCGTTTGGTCACCCGTATTTTTCAATTGCGCCGCAAAACACTGCGCAATGTCATGCGCAGTTTAGATTTGGCCGCAGAGAAAGTGGCTGTGCTCGAAAAAAAATGGAATTTAGGTTTGCGCGGTGAAACTTACAGTATCTTGGATTTGGCCGAACTGGCCCAGGATATTGGGGCTGCTGATTGAGCTAAAATTTGAAATAGGCCTGAATTTCAGCCACGTTTTGCTTTGCCAGTTTTTCAGCTTGACCGGTATAGGCGCCAGGGCTTTTAACAGGCAGGTCAATGTTTAAATTTTTGACAAGCGCTTCAAACTTTTCCTGATTTAATTGTTCGCCCTGAGTCGCCTGGCGAATCTGTTCATAGGGAATTTCACGCCCGGCCAATCTCAAGGCGTGTTGCAGCGGCTCTGCCAGAATTTCCCAATGGGTGGCTAGTTCTGCTGAAAGAACATTTTCGCGGGGCGCCAACTGTTTTAACCCTTTTTGAAAGCTTTGCAGTCCGAGCAGAAAATGTCCCAAGGCCACCCCCAGATTTCTCTGTACCGTGCTGTCTGAGAGATCGCGTTGCAGGCGTGACTTGGTCAGTTTATTGCTGAGAAAATCAAAGAGGGCACAGCTGAGTTCAAGATTTCCTTCTGCATTTTCAAACATGACAGGGTTTACCTTGTGGGGCATGGTTGAAGAACCCACTTCTCCCTGCCCACGTCGTTTCAGCTCAAAATAACCCAGTGAAACATAGGTCCAGGTATCCCGACAGGCATCGATCAAAATATTGCTCATGCGGCGCAGACTGTCAAAGAGCCGTGCATGACTCTCTTTGACCACAATTTGGGTGGTCAGGGGTTCCCAGGCCAAGCCCAGAGACTGTACAAACTCTTGAGAAAAGCTTTGCCAATCGTGTTCTGGATAAAAACTTTCAAAGACATGCCAATTGCCTGTGGCGCCATTGAGCTTGCCGCCAATCGGCAAAAGACTCGCCTGGTGCTTGACTTCCTGTAAAAGCCGCTGTGCGAAGACTGCATATTCTTTGCCCAGGGTGGTCGGAGAAGCCGCTTGACCATGGGTACGTGCCAGCATGGCCAAACCAGCATGATTTGAAATAAAGGCACTGAGTTCAGTAAAGATTTGTACCCATTGGGGTTGAATCACCTGCGCCATGGCTGCCTGTAACATCAGACCCCAGGCCAGATTGTTGATATCTTCAGAGGTCAGCCCCCAATGAATCCAAGCGATCAGATCCTTGCAACCCGCTTCAGCCAAGGCATCTCCTAAAACATACTCTACAGCTTTGACATCATGCCGGGTTTCTTGCTCACGCTCTTTCACCTTTTCGATTAAATCGGGTCTTTGCCGAATTTGGCTCAAAATCTCTGAAAAATGAGCTGGGCGTTGAATTTCTAAGAATTCAAGCAGTTGTTCAAGGTAGATGGTTTCGACGTGGATCCGAAAATAGATCAAGGCTGCTTCAGAAAAAACGGCCCGCAGTGGCTCCATATCCTTGAAATAGCGTCCATCTAGGGGAGAAAGCGCATTCAATGCCGACATGAATCTAAATCTGCCCGATCATTTTATGGGTCTGGGGAATCACACGAACCTGTTTCAAGGCTTGTTTTGCACGCTCCTGCCAGATCAAGACCTGTTCTGGTGTTGGAGGATGCCGTACGATTCCATAGGGCGTGACAGGCTGTAAAATTAAGGGGATCTGGCGATCTGTGCCTGAAATAATTTCCAAAGCCTGATCCAATTCTTCAAGGGTACTGTTGCGACTGAAGACCAGTTTGACAAAGACATTCTGACGCGCGGCAATGGTCAAAAACCTGGCGTGATCTTCCCAAAAGGCTTGCAGCCCGGTCGCACTGGGAAGTTTCATGTCCATGCCAATCATTTCTAGATCCTGGATACAGGCTTCGAGGGCTTGCCAAAGAATCCCATCGGTTTCGAGGTAGAGTGGAAAACGGGGTTTTAAAACAGGAATCAAGGCTTTCAGGGAACGCAAATGCTGCAAGGGTTCGCCACCCGTCAGCGAGATGCTGTCGTGTAATCCCGGAAAGCGCTCAAGCGACTCTACAATCTGAAGTAGATCCGAAATGGGGACAGGATTGGCGATGCTTTCAAAATCACGCAATCCAGGCGTGCGTTCCACACGGCATTGACGTTGTTTGGTGTGGGTTGCCGGGGTATCACAATAGGCACATTGGATATGACAGCCCAGAAACCGAATGAAAATTTGACGCGTTCCCACGATCGGCCCTTCACCTTGAATGGCTGAAAAAACTTCAACCAGATAGGCTTCTTGTTTGGGGTGTTCTTTGCGGGCTATATTTTCCGCTGGTGTCAGGGTTTGCATGAGGTTTCCTTTGTGGGCAGTGGCTCTATTTTACCTGATCCTCAGCCAGCGCGTTAAGCCAATCGGGGCAGAATCTAGCGATTCTCTTTCAGAAAGGTCTGTGTGTGCCCTCTCTTTGGAAAAAGAAAAAAACTTAAAACAAAAAATTGATGTGGATTTATTTTGACTTGATTGGGTGTATACTGAAGTAAACATTAAAAATACATCTAAGAGGTATGATTGAATGTCGCTTCAACTTTATTTTAACCCCCAAAGCCGTGCCACCGTTACCAAATGGGTACTTGATGAATTGCAGATCGAATATGAACTGGTGCCGATTGATTTTAAACAGGGAGAACACAAGCGGCCTGAGTTTTTAAAGGTCAATCCGACCGGAAAATTACCCGCTCTAAAAGACGGTGAGGTCTGTGTGTATGAATCGGTTGCGATTGCGCTGTATTTGGCTGATAAATTTCCTGAAGCGCGCCTGGCACCGCTGCCAAATACGCCCGAGCGTGGCCGTTATCTGTCCTTAATGGTTTTAGCCACTTCTCAGCTTGAACCCTCGATGGGAGATTATCTGCTGAAGCAGGAGACACCGCCCTCACGCGGTTGGATTGCCTATGACGCGATGCGGGATGTGATTGAAAAAGAAATCGGCGATGGGCCTTACCTTTTTGGTGATTGGTTTACGGTGGCCGATATCTTAATTGGCTCGATGTTTATTTGGGAACAGGTCTTTCAGAGAGAACCGCTTCGACCTGCCCTTGCCGCTTATGTTGAGCGCTTGCAGTCTCGTCCCCACGGCTTAAAGTTTGAGCCCTCCTCCGCTCAATGAGCCAGGATAAATTCTAGCATCAGTTCGTTGACGCTTTCGTTTTGATCCAGATGCGCCCAGTGACCCGCATGGGGAATGGTTATATGCTG encodes the following:
- a CDS encoding peptidase S9, prolyl oligopeptidase; the protein is MVLIPGNMHVENVPDLYFETADRVRQYLQVRSAWFCDWHPDGESMLMATRFADTFQLHTLEQPGGARKQITFFREPISSGRFCGAPGEKGFLYSMDQGGGENFQIFYFDLENGQSKRLTDGLSKNGSPLWARGTTLFAFSSTLRNGRDHDIHLCDIKSPDNTRLVCQVQGLWVPLSWSPDSSQLLLLDYISANETYLHILDVASGEMRPLFPKTNTPVAYGDAYWSRDGKGIYFIADFDTEFQHLYYVDLESRAMTSLTAHIPWNVTEIDLSPDGKKLAVTTNEDGMSKLYLMDTETQKLENLEMGMGLIANARFSPNNQKLAFTFNRPNAPADIYTYEFEKGTITRWTESEVGGLNTQKFASPELIRYPSFDDMQIPAFYYRPQLNTDRPLPVLIHIHGGPESQFQPGFSSMFQYWINELDLAVIAPNVRGSTGYGKTYIKLDNGYLREDSVKDIGALLDWIAQQPELDEKRVCVMGGSYGGYMVLASLVHYSHRLRAGIDMVGISNFVTFLKNTKAYRRDLRRVEYGDERDPDMRSFLESISPTTNAHRIKVPLLVAQGLNDPRVPASEAEQIVKTVRENGQTVWYILAKDEGHGFQKQMNLEYYYTAVSAFLESHLLD
- the rsmA gene encoding ribosomal RNA small subunit methyltransferase A, which encodes MSGYTPRAKRKYSQNFFTDPETLALCVDMMKLQAENHVLEIGPGTGVLTQLLIERVRHLTAIEIDRDLLELLRLEYGYAQGLEFVEADFMRWPLEPWAQGLPLAQRKLVANIPYHLTSEIINKVLNLENLKKNGVSAELPWFSDIFLMVQNEVAQKIVSPEGSKDYGVLNIAVNLAAETEVMAILPKELFQPRPKVDSALLHLKPRTQPLVEISDSAGFWRLVTRIFQLRRKTLRNVMRSLDLAAEKVAVLEKKWNLGLRGETYSILDLAELAQDIGAAD
- a CDS encoding enoyl-CoA hydratase/isomerase family protein codes for the protein MHKKRDFSMDTLKAEQIQDRMQITLQRGKANPINSTLVNELRQAIAELKQNDSIKGAILTGQPRYFSAGLDVVELYGYDADTMRQFWQDFTALILEMISCPKPIVAAISGHSPAGGCVLALCCDQRLMAEGPYRIGLNEVPVGIVVPPTIYYLYAAAMGEGKAYHHLLNGSLMLPEEALAEGLVHQVLPLEALQEQAEERLNHYLSMNATAWGTSKLLLRQSLLSQLRGDFDQLFGPVLKHWWSAEFRAQLEGMVERLKAPRLA
- a CDS encoding glutathione S-transferase family protein, with amino-acid sequence MSLQLYFNPQSRATVTKWVLDELQIEYELVPIDFKQGEHKRPEFLKVNPTGKLPALKDGEVCVYESVAIALYLADKFPEARLAPLPNTPERGRYLSLMVLATSQLEPSMGDYLLKQETPPSRGWIAYDAMRDVIEKEIGDGPYLFGDWFTVADILIGSMFIWEQVFQREPLRPALAAYVERLQSRPHGLKFEPSSAQ
- a CDS encoding radical SAM protein; protein product: MQTLTPAENIARKEHPKQEAYLVEVFSAIQGEGPIVGTRQIFIRFLGCHIQCAYCDTPATHTKQRQCRVERTPGLRDFESIANPVPISDLLQIVESLERFPGLHDSISLTGGEPLQHLRSLKALIPVLKPRFPLYLETDGILWQALEACIQDLEMIGMDMKLPSATGLQAFWEDHARFLTIAARQNVFVKLVFSRNSTLEELDQALEIISGTDRQIPLILQPVTPYGIVRHPPTPEQVLIWQERAKQALKQVRVIPQTHKMIGQI
- a CDS encoding adenylosuccinate lyase, whose product is MSALNALSPLDGRYFKDMEPLRAVFSEAALIYFRIHVETIYLEQLLEFLEIQRPAHFSEILSQIRQRPDLIEKVKEREQETRHDVKAVEYVLGDALAEAGCKDLIAWIHWGLTSEDINNLAWGLMLQAAMAQVIQPQWVQIFTELSAFISNHAGLAMLARTHGQAASPTTLGKEYAVFAQRLLQEVKHQASLLPIGGKLNGATGNWHVFESFYPEHDWQSFSQEFVQSLGLAWEPLTTQIVVKESHARLFDSLRRMSNILIDACRDTWTYVSLGYFELKRRGQGEVGSSTMPHKVNPVMFENAEGNLELSCALFDFLSNKLTKSRLQRDLSDSTVQRNLGVALGHFLLGLQSFQKGLKQLAPRENVLSAELATHWEILAEPLQHALRLAGREIPYEQIRQATQGEQLNQEKFEALVKNLNIDLPVKSPGAYTGQAEKLAKQNVAEIQAYFKF